A window of the Macaca nemestrina isolate mMacNem1 chromosome X, mMacNem.hap1, whole genome shotgun sequence genome harbors these coding sequences:
- the LOC105495884 gene encoding cyclic nucleotide-gated channel alpha-2 gives MTEKANGVKSSPVNNHNHHAPPAIKANGKDDHRTSSRPHSAADDDTSSELQRLADVDAPQRGRGGFRRIVRLVGIIREWANKNFREEEPRPDSFLERFRGPELQTVTTQQGDGKGDKDGKDKGTKKKFELFVLDPAGDWYYCWLFVIAMPVLYNWCLLVARACFSDLQKDYYLVWLVLDYVSDVVYIADIFIRLRTGFLEQGLLVKDTKKLRDNYIHTLQFKLDVASIIPTDLIYFAVGIHSPEVRFNRLLHFARMFEFFDRTETRTSYPNIFRISNLVLYILVIIHWNACIYYAISKSIGFGVDTWVYPNITDPEYGYLAREYIYCLYWSTLTLTTIGETPPPVKDEEYLFVIFDFLIGVLIFATIVGNVGSMISNMNATRAEFQAKIDAVKHYMQFQKVSKEMEAKVIRWFDYLWTNKKTVDEREVLKNLPAKLRAEIAINVHLSTLKKVRIFHDCEAGLLVELVLKLRPQVFSPGDYICRKGDIGKEMYIIKEGRLAVVADDGVTQYALLSAGSCFGEISILNIKGSKMGNRRTANIRSLGYSDLFCLSKDDLMEAVTEYPDAKKVLEERGREILMKEGLLDENEVATSMEVDVQEKLGQLEINMETLYTRFGRLLADYTGAQQKLKQRITILETKMKQNNEDDYLSDGMSSPELAAADKP, from the exons ATGACTGAAAAAGCCAATGGCGTGAAGAGCTCTCCAGTCAATAATCACAACCATCATGCACCCCCTGCCATCAAGGCCAATGGCAAAGATGACCACAGGACAAGCAGCAG GCCACACTCTGCAGCTGACGATGACACCTCTTCAGAACTGCAGAGGCTGGCAGATGTGGATGCCCCACAGCGGGGAAGGGGTGGCTTCCGCAG GATAGTTCGCCTGGTGGGGATCATCAGAGAGTGGGCCAACAAGAATTTCCGAGAGGAGGAACCTAGGCCTGACTCATTCCTCGAGCGTTTTCGTGGGCCTGAACTCCAGACTGTGACCACACAGCAGGGGGATGGCAAAGGCGACAAGGATGGCAAGGACAAAGGCACCAA GAAgaaatttgaattatttgtctTGGACCCAGCTGGGGATTGGTACTACTGCTGGCTGTTTGTCATTGCCATGCCTGTCCTTTACAACTGGTGCCTGCTGGTGGCCAG AGCCTGCTTCAGTGACCTACAGAAAGACTACTACCTGGTGTGGCTGGTGCTGGACTATGTCTCAGATGTGGTCTATATCGCAGACATCTTCATCCGATTGCGCACAG GTTTCCTGGAGCAGGGGCTGCTGGTCAAAGATACCAAGAAACTACGAGACAACTACATCCACACCCTGCAGTTCAAGCTAGATGTGGCTTCCATCATCCCCACTGACCTGATCTATTTTGCTGTGGGCATCCACAGCCCTGAGGTGCGCTTCAACCGCCTGCTGCACTTTGCCCGCATGTTTGAGTTCTTTGACCGGACAGAGACACGCACCAGCTACCCTAACATCTTCCGCATCAGCAACCTTGTCCTCTACATCTTGGTCATCATCCACTGGAATGCCTGCATCTATTATGCCATCTCCAAATCCATAGGCTTTGGGGTTGACACCTGGGTTTACCCAAATATCACTGACCCTGAGTATGGCTACCTGGCTAGGGAATACATCTATTGCCTTTACTGGTCCACACTGACCCTCACTACCATTGGGGAGACACCACCCCCTGTAAAGGATGAGGAGTACCTATTTGTCATCTTTGACTTCCTGATTGGCGTCCTCATCTTTGCCACCATTGTGGGAAATGTGGGCTCCATGATCTCCAACATGAATGCCACCCGGGCAGAGTTCCAGGCTAAGATCGATGCCGTGAAACACTACATGCAGTTCCAAAAGGTCAGCAAGGAGATGGAAGCCAAGGTCATTAGGTGGTTTGACTACTTGTGGACCAATAAGAAGACAGTGGATGAGCGAGAAGTTCTCAAGAATCTGCCAGCCAAGCTCAGGGCTGAGATAGCCATCAATGTCCACTTGTCCACACTTAAGAAAGTGCGCAtcttccatgattgtgaggctggCCTGCTGGTAGAGCTGGTATTGAAACTCCGTCCTCAAGTCTTCAGTCCTGGGGATTACATTTGTCGCAAAGGGGACATCGGCAAGGAGATGTACATCATTAAGGAGGGCAGGCTGGCAGTGGTGGCTGATGATGGGGTGACTCAGTATGCCCTGCTCTCGGCTGGAAGCTGCTTTGGTGAGATCAGTATCCTTAACATTAAGGGAAGTAAAATGGGCAATCGACGCACGGCTAATATCCGCAGCCTGGGCTACTCAGACCTCTTCTGCTTGTCCAAGGATGATCTTATGGAAGCAGTGACTGAATACCCTGATGCCAAGAAAGTCCTAGAAGAGAGGGGTCGGGAGATCCTCATGAAGGAGGGGCTGCTGGATGAGAATGAAGTGGCAACCAGCATGGAGGTGGACGTGCAGGAGAAGCTAGGGCAGCTGGAGATCAACATGGAAACCTTATACACTCGCTTTGGCCGCCTGCTGGCTGACTACACAGGGGCCCAGCAGAAGCTCAAGCAGCGCATCACGATTCTGGAAACCAAGATGAAACAGAACAATGAAGATGACTACCTGTCTGATGGGATGAGCAGCCCCGAGCTGGCTGCTGCTGACAAGCCATAA